GGGTGATGGTTGATATCTGGCATGCAGAGAATCTGGACCAGGCCAGTTAGCGATTAAAACTGTTCAGACTCTTTGAGATACAGAACCGCAGCTGGAATACCTTTTTGAGAGAAGTACTCCAGCCAAGCGAGCTGATTTTTTTGCAAGGTATCCCCCGGCCCCTTCACTTCCACTAGTTCATAGGTATCTTCTGTTAGCCAGATCAGGTCCGGTAAACCACTGCGATGGTTCTTAGTATCACGCCAGATGTAATCGAATAATAGATTCCAGTGTTGCAACGGAATCACATCAATGGCTTTGTTAAGCATCGCTATATAATCAGCACTCATTAATCCCCAAAAAACAAATGGATTCGCAATAGCGTCCTTTTCTTGGATAGCCTGATTAACCCGTCGTTTAAACTCGGGTTTATTCGCTTCATCGGTTAACAATTGATTAAGAACGGCATATTGATTCTGACGATTTTTGAGAAATTCAGGTTCGAACAAATCATCAGGCCGTGACTGGAAGGCATGGTAAAAAGCACCGGGAACTTCTGCAAAGATCACTGGCCAGAAGAACAAACCAAAGACTGAATTAACTAAACTATTTTCAACATAAAATCCTTCACCATTGAGTGCCTCCTTGTGTTGTTTAAACAGTAAAAAGGCCTTTAAAGCAGCTTTTTCAACACCGTTATCCTGCCAGTATTGATCACGCTCAGCCGTGAGGAAATATTCTTTCACTGCCTGCTTGTGTCGCTGAATCGACTGACACATCTCGATTAACGTAATATCAGTTGTCGACTCCGCGTCGATCTTCAGTCTTTTATTAAGACGGGCGATAAAAGCCAACACAAACTGACGTTCCTCCTCAATCCAGGGAGATTTCCAAATCTGTAAACAAAGCCTGGCACAGTGCAAAAATTCGCCCTGATTAAACAGAATCCGGCACTGACGCTCACGCGCAGGGTGTAACTGACATTCAGAGTAAATCGGTAGCGCTGCGCTAACATCTCCCAGACGCTCCAATTGCCGGGCAATTTCCAATCGACGACGGCTGATACGTTGTAATAACCGTTTATATGACTGAGCAGCAGCACTGACCTGTTGCCATTGTTGATCCAGCTCCAGCAACTGCGACGAATCATAGGTTTTCAGTGATTCCTGAGAATCGAGCCGCTGGTAATAGTCAAGATAGGCATCGATTTGATGACGGTCACTAAAGCCACGCGACTGCTGGCCAATCTGATACTCTTCATATTGATAAATACCCAGATCACGCAATACGAAATCGGTAAAATCCTGACGTAAATTGCCAAAATACAGCAACTTAAACGTCGTTAATTCAAGTTCGCCGTAAACTCCCAACAGCGGATAATTAAATAACTCGGTACGGATGTTTGGCCAGTATTCCTGGCATAACTCCTCAAGTGCTGATCGAGTTAGTTTATTCAGTGCCGCTTTTTCAATGAACGGAATGTCTGGCACTGCCTCATCGCCTGCCATGTGCGACGTCAGCAACAATTGTACAAGATCGGGTTTCGTAAAAAGTGTGAGCAAAGCCTGCACAGAGAATTCATCAACATGCTCCGGTGTTAACCAACAGGCAAACTGATTACTTGCAAGACTGTTTGCTGCAAGTCTGAGGTCGGTAATTTCCGGGTAGTTGAGTTTATCGAAGCGAAACACATCACCTTTACGACACAATAAGCGAATATAAAGCTGTTGCGCCGCATCGGATAATTGCAGAAAGTCGTCAATAAAATCTCTCTCAGAGGTCGATAACAGATCACGATACAAACGGTCCGTCTGGCAGATTAAATGCAAAAAATTATCGTGATAATAATAAACAGACAACTGAGGTGGTTCAGACATAATCATCGGATATCAGAGTAATTCAGCGCCAGTATAACTCTGATAGCTGTAAATGTGGTGGCGATTACATATCGAGGCGAACAGCACCATCCAGCAGAGCAAAGTCCGCTCGCTCGCTGACGTGCATGCCACCGCTCATACGATACAAACCGCTGAGCCGTTGTTTGCGCTGGTGATCTTTGTCTACCAGAAAGCCGTTACGTTGTTGCTCCAGAGTCACGTATTCATTGGCAAACTCGACACCGGAGCGCGGTGCTGGGTCGTGAACGATCAGGCGGTTTTCAGGACCATCTGCATTGTTAAGTTCGTACCCCACCAGCGTTACCCAATGGCCTCCTATGCGCTCAAAGTGATTACCAACACTGGTCTGCTTGTACCAACCAACATTCAGCCAGACCGCACTTGATTCACTGATACCATCGGCCAGCCAGTTGAGATCAATCTGACTGCCTGCCGCTCGACGGTACTTTGCCGGCACTGATCGCCAGCCCTGAAACGCAAGTTTTTTCGGACGTTGTCCATGATCTTTAAAATAAGTGTCAACGCCATTAAGCAATGCCGACGGCGTTGTACCCTTTTCAGCAGAATTCATATAGCGGGGATTCGCCAGGCGACCGGCAAGATGAATCTGATCATCGACGCTTTTTTTACCCGACAGCCAGGATAATGAGTTGGCAACGGCCGCCGGGGCACAGTAATTTTGGCCGCCCTTCAGGAAGTCAGCCAGAGGATGAGTTTGCAATAAATCCGGAATCTGAGAAATAAACTGACGATTAACGCGACGACGCTTTTGCTGGGCGCGAACACTGCTGCGCTCGGCAGGACACAATTCAACCCGATCAGTAAACAGAACCTGACCCCGGTTATCCAGACAACGGTAGATTTCCGTCATCGCCGTCGGTATCCATAATAACCCTGTAAACAGAGCTATTGTTTTAACCCATTTCATCCCTGAGCCTCGCGTTTTTTTATCCAGGCTATCCACAGCAGTCTTTGCTGCCGTTTTATTTTCGACTGATCACTAGCAAGCAATCTTTCTTTTCTTATCAATATTTCAAAAGGTTACGTGTTCAGTCTTCGTGGTGAGGGCGGAATACTAGCACCAAAAAATACGCCAATCGCGTTTAATCGCGCCAAAAATAGGAAGGATCATGCCATAGTGTTACGTTAAGAATAAGAATCGCAATATCAGTCAACCTGGACCGATATCGCGAATATCCTCAGAAGTTAATGCGAACATCAGTTACAGAATCAACAAAATACCCATTGGTCGCGCCCGATTTCAGTTCGGGATCAAGAATCCCCTGGCGTGCGCGGCTGAATGTCAGATCAACCGTACAATAGGCGTAACTGCCATTTAGGGTCGCTTCAGCAACATCAATGACACCGGATGTCTCTCCGCCAGCTTCGCTGAACGTGTTACTCTCTTCACGACGCAAGACCTCTCCCTGCGCGGAGGTAAAGCAACGGTAATCCTGGGTAACCGTCATTCCCTCAGAATCATCATCATTATTCGACCAACGTACGGTCAACAGCTTAGAGCTACTCAGTTCAACCACTGCCCCGGCAACCGGTTCATTCGCTTCAAATGCCCGAGGCACAGTTACACTGGACTGGTCTGCATCCTGTTGACTGTTACGTTCTAACTTAAAGGTAAAACTGGTACGCAGTGGATCTTCAATATCCACGGTCAGATTGTAAATCACATCACCAAACACCGCTGTTTCAGCCAAACTGTATTCGCCTGGACCCGAAACAGAAACTTGATCACCACCATCCAGTTTAAGGATGTCATCACCATGTCGGAAACGAGCCTGTAAGCGATACTCATAACCCTCGCGGGCGGCATTTTCTTTTGCTTCCACTTCGTAATACGCAGAAATACCACTGGTGGCAAAATCACTGGATGACTCAGTGTTGTCTGAATCGCCACATCCCGAAAGCATGCTGAGTGGAAGCAAAAGCAGACAAGTAAATGGCAGACATTTAAAACGATTTTCGAACATAATGGCCTCTGTATTTATTCAGCGGTTATCACCCGATTAACCCGCACATAGTAACCGAGTCGATTTCATAGTGCCGCAATATTCAACAAAAGCCGACGTTTTATTGATAATCGTCACACTCATAGCCGCCGTCAGCTGGATGTTCTCCAAAGAGGCGCTGTCAGGATTCCCGCCGCTTCTCTTTGTTGGTAGTCGTTTCTTATTAGCCGGGCTGATTCTTGCTGCGTTTGGCTTTACATTGCTACGCACCCTTTCATCTGACCAATGGCGCAGGGCTGTGGCGGTTGGTACCGTGTTCGGCTGCGCTATGAGCTTCTGGATTATGGGTTTGTTCCATGCAGATAATCTGGGAGAGGGCGCGTTTATCACCAGTATGGCCGTTGTACTGGTACCACCAATGAGCGCATTGTTTTTTCGCGAAACAATCAGTGCCTCCACCTGGGTAGCACTGCCACTGGCCATTGCTGGTATGGCATTACTGGGGCTACAACAAGGATTCCAACCGGAGTCCAGCCAACTGTTCTTTTTTTGCGCAGCCGTGTTGTTTTCTCTGACGTTTATTCTCAATGGTCGCGCTGCTGCGCGCATCCCGGCACTGGCGTTGAGCGCTATTCAATTGTGTATTGTGGGCCTTGTCGCCCTACCGATTTCGGTCGCAACAGAATCGTGGCCCAACGAAATCCGTGGCGACATGCTTTGGTGGCTGACCCTCAGCGTGGTGATAGGTACTGCGGCGCGCTTTCTACTACAGACTTATGCTCAGGGACTGACATCACCGTCGCATGCTGCGGTGATTATGGTACTCGAACCAATATGGACAGCGTTTATCGCTGCAGCCTGGTTTGGCGAGAGAATGACTGACATACAGGTGATGGGCTGTGGGTTAATTTTCGCGTCTTTACTGGCCAATCGTTGGAACAATATCCGCGATTGGCTCAGGCGGGAATAACCGGTTTACTCTGCCGGCAAGTGATTCTTAATTATTTCAAACAACTCAGGGCGACCTTGTTCGATCTCTGCAGCAGACAGACCCTCGAGAGAATGCGGATACTTCAACCAGGAACTGGTTTCATGAATGTAATAATCCGGCACACGATCAGTCTTATTACGCTCGGGTTTGTAATAAGGCACAGCGACACGAATATCATGCGGTGTATTTAAACGCGCACGACGACTTAACTCGTTGATGATTGCATCGATCGACTTACCGGTGTCGAACACATCGTCGACAATCAGCAAGCTGTCTTCGTGGCGAATGTTCTTAACCAGGTAGTTCAGCCCGAATACCTGTACCGTCTTCGCCTGCTGGTCAATGCCAGCAGCATATGAGGCAGTACGTATTGAAATATTGTCAGTCTCAATACCGTGGTACGCCAGGTATTCCTGAACCGCAATACCCATGGGAGCGCCACCACGCCATACGGCAATCATAAAGGTCGGACGAAAGCCACTTAACAGTACTTTTTCCGCTAACCGGTATGAATCTTCCAGTAAGCTTTGTCCTGTCAGGTAGAGTTTTTCACTCATGTTATGTTGCTCTCTGTTACGGCCGCAGACATAGCGACAACCCATCTCAAAAACTATTAGCTGACCGGATGGTCAGTCGTGTATCATACCTTCCCAGTTATCAAACTGCTATTACGAATCACGGACTAACTCCCCTATGTCGTCTGCTCAACATGCCCCGGCTTCATTGCCTAAACGTTTTCTTAATGAGGAAGAACTGATTCAGGATGCTTTCCGGTTAGGAGTATCCATCTTTGAAAGTGGCTTCCGGCCGACCTTCATTGTTGGTCTGTGGCGTGGCGGAAGTTCGGTGGGTATCTATGTACAGGAGTGCTTGCAGACGCTGGGAGTAAAAACCGACCATATTGCCCTGCGCACGTCATATCGTGGCCAGACGGCTTACCAGGACATCATGGAATCACCCGAAGAAATACGTGTGCATGGCACTCAGTATCTGGTGGAGAATCTGAATGTCGATGATGGTTTGCTGATTGTTGATGATGTATTCAGTACTGGACACAATATCCAGGCGGTGATTAATCGCTTACGCAATAAGCTTAAGCGCAACATGCCATCTCAGGTCAGAGTAGCCACCTTGTGGCAGCGCCCGAATTTCAACCGAACAGAGTTACAACCTGACTTCTGTTTGCATCAAACCAACGATTGGTTGGTGTTTCCCTACGAGTTGAATGGTTTAACTCAGGAAGAAATCAAACAGCATAAACCGTTTGTTGCCCCCATGATTCATCCCGAACTGATCAAAGATTAATACCCCTGCTGGGCAAGCAACGCCTATTTCGGCCAAGTTTGCCAGAATCAGAAATGGGCAGTGATGTCTGCCCGTTTTTGATTGCCACCTCCGATGCCACTGGGATATCCATTGCTTCAGGCCTAAGTGACACGACTGCAAAAAGGCTTTGATTCTGACTCGGTGCAGTTAATCCGCCCAGCTGGACCCATACAAGGTGAATTCATCAAAGCGTGGATGGCAGTCAAACTTAGCATTGCGTTCGTTGTTGCCATCAAGAGAGCTATCCCACTCCAGACCACAATTGTTGTCGGTGCGGATAATAACGCGCGCAGTGGTGCCGTCTGAACGACTGGTGATGGTCAGTGGATCAGCACGATCACTGCAATCGAATTTTGCATTGCGCTCGCCACCGGATTCAGAACCGTCCCACTCCAAACCACACTGATGACCACCGGCCTGGGCCTTAATCACTCCATGCACGCTGACACTGCCGTCTGCCGCGGTTGTTGGCCATGAGTCGGGAATAAATACGATTTTGTCTCCCTTAGAGACACAATCAAACTTAGCATTGCGCTCACCACTCCCCGCATTGCCACCCTGCCATTGCAGCTCACAACCATTGGCAACAGCTTTCATATAAAAGTCGTAGCCAGAGCCCGGCTCGATGGCGCTGAGAGAGATCGTGCCGTCGCTGTAGTTCACCGAATGGTTTGGGGTCGTCCAAACACCTTCCACTGCCGTATCACGATAATTCAGCCAAACACGCTCAATTCCTGCAGCAATTTTTGCTTGCTTTAGCCATTCGTTCTGCTGACTGTTGGTTGGGACTGCAAACGACCACTGCGCGCCCATAGACTGGCAAGCCGACTGGCCGTCTGTTGCAGTGTTTGAACCGACTGTATTAGAAATCAGCCAGTTTTTTCCATCAAGGGTTTTGCAGGCGAAAGGCAAACTATCAGCACAGGAGCGGTCGTTAAAATGGCCATTCCCCCAGGATTCAGCACAATCTTCTTCGTTAGAATTATCCGGCTGGTTGTTG
The Saccharospirillaceae bacterium genome window above contains:
- a CDS encoding hypoxanthine phosphoribosyltransferase, translating into MSSAQHAPASLPKRFLNEEELIQDAFRLGVSIFESGFRPTFIVGLWRGGSSVGIYVQECLQTLGVKTDHIALRTSYRGQTAYQDIMESPEEIRVHGTQYLVENLNVDDGLLIVDDVFSTGHNIQAVINRLRNKLKRNMPSQVRVATLWQRPNFNRTELQPDFCLHQTNDWLVFPYELNGLTQEEIKQHKPFVAPMIHPELIKD
- a CDS encoding hypoxanthine phosphoribosyltransferase, translating into MSEKLYLTGQSLLEDSYRLAEKVLLSGFRPTFMIAVWRGGAPMGIAVQEYLAYHGIETDNISIRTASYAAGIDQQAKTVQVFGLNYLVKNIRHEDSLLIVDDVFDTGKSIDAIINELSRRARLNTPHDIRVAVPYYKPERNKTDRVPDYYIHETSSWLKYPHSLEGLSAAEIEQGRPELFEIIKNHLPAE
- a CDS encoding DMT family transporter, whose product is MPQYSTKADVLLIIVTLIAAVSWMFSKEALSGFPPLLFVGSRFLLAGLILAAFGFTLLRTLSSDQWRRAVAVGTVFGCAMSFWIMGLFHADNLGEGAFITSMAVVLVPPMSALFFRETISASTWVALPLAIAGMALLGLQQGFQPESSQLFFFCAAVLFSLTFILNGRAAARIPALALSAIQLCIVGLVALPISVATESWPNEIRGDMLWWLTLSVVIGTAARFLLQTYAQGLTSPSHAAVIMVLEPIWTAFIAAAWFGERMTDIQVMGCGLIFASLLANRWNNIRDWLRRE
- a CDS encoding VRR-NUC domain-containing protein, which encodes MSEPPQLSVYYYHDNFLHLICQTDRLYRDLLSTSERDFIDDFLQLSDAAQQLYIRLLCRKGDVFRFDKLNYPEITDLRLAANSLASNQFACWLTPEHVDEFSVQALLTLFTKPDLVQLLLTSHMAGDEAVPDIPFIEKAALNKLTRSALEELCQEYWPNIRTELFNYPLLGVYGELELTTFKLLYFGNLRQDFTDFVLRDLGIYQYEEYQIGQQSRGFSDRHQIDAYLDYYQRLDSQESLKTYDSSQLLELDQQWQQVSAAAQSYKRLLQRISRRRLEIARQLERLGDVSAALPIYSECQLHPARERQCRILFNQGEFLHCARLCLQIWKSPWIEEERQFVLAFIARLNKRLKIDAESTTDITLIEMCQSIQRHKQAVKEYFLTAERDQYWQDNGVEKAALKAFLLFKQHKEALNGEGFYVENSLVNSVFGLFFWPVIFAEVPGAFYHAFQSRPDDLFEPEFLKNRQNQYAVLNQLLTDEANKPEFKRRVNQAIQEKDAIANPFVFWGLMSADYIAMLNKAIDVIPLQHWNLLFDYIWRDTKNHRSGLPDLIWLTEDTYELVEVKGPGDTLQKNQLAWLEYFSQKGIPAAVLYLKESEQF